The following are encoded in a window of Chloroflexia bacterium SDU3-3 genomic DNA:
- a CDS encoding amino acid ABC transporter substrate-binding protein, which translates to MRWAGQLIGLILVTLLSTSCSAPAPVAQPQGSPTAGSAPQPSASLAGRTLAVATDAEYPPFAFRTPPENTLTGFDVELMQAIATKAGATLSIREAPFPTLLQGLADRKYDAVVAALTITSERQQQARFSEPYATVGQIIVVRAGSSGVEGYKDLDEIGLVGVLKDSAGETIARKRSKVDDDKLRTYADIQQAWADLADGTIDALISDSVQAGQFLATPAYRQKLTRIGKPLAAESYGIAVQQDDAQLQHAINTALAELASDGTIDRLKQKYGIE; encoded by the coding sequence ATGAGATGGGCCGGGCAGCTCATCGGTCTCATTCTTGTGACGCTACTGAGCACCTCATGTAGCGCGCCAGCCCCTGTGGCGCAGCCGCAAGGCAGCCCCACAGCAGGCAGCGCCCCCCAGCCCTCCGCCAGCCTCGCAGGCCGCACCCTCGCGGTCGCCACCGACGCCGAGTACCCGCCCTTCGCCTTCCGCACCCCGCCCGAGAACACCCTAACTGGATTCGATGTCGAGCTGATGCAGGCCATCGCCACCAAGGCCGGTGCCACGCTCAGCATCCGCGAGGCCCCTTTCCCAACCCTGCTGCAGGGCCTGGCCGACCGCAAGTACGATGCGGTGGTCGCCGCGCTCACCATCACATCCGAGCGGCAGCAGCAAGCGAGGTTCAGCGAGCCATACGCCACGGTCGGGCAGATCATCGTGGTGCGCGCGGGCAGCAGCGGGGTGGAGGGCTATAAAGATCTGGACGAGATCGGCCTGGTGGGCGTGCTGAAGGACTCGGCTGGCGAGACGATCGCCCGCAAGCGCTCCAAGGTCGATGACGACAAGCTGCGCACCTACGCCGACATCCAGCAGGCCTGGGCCGATCTGGCCGATGGCACGATCGATGCGCTGATCAGCGACAGCGTGCAGGCCGGGCAGTTTTTGGCCACCCCCGCCTATCGGCAGAAGCTGACCCGCATCGGCAAGCCGCTGGCCGCCGAGAGCTACGGCATCGCCGTGCAGCAGGATGACGCCCAGCTGCAGCACGCGATCAACACCGCCCTGGCCGAGCTTGCCTCCGATGGCACGATCGATCGCCTAAAGCAGAAATACGGTATCGAGTAG